The following are encoded in a window of Lagenorhynchus albirostris chromosome 3, mLagAlb1.1, whole genome shotgun sequence genomic DNA:
- the KLHL26 gene encoding kelch-like protein 26 isoform X1 — protein MAASGGSGGAGGGGFRAGPGPERPNSMADKNGALKCTFSAPGHSTSLLQGLAALRAQGQLLDVVLTINQETFHAHKVVLAACSDYFRAMFTGGMRETSQDVIELKGVSARGLQHIIDFAYSAEVTLDLDCVQDVLGAAVFLQMLPVVELCEEFLKAAMSVETCLNIGHMATTFSLASLKESVDTFTFRHFLQIAEEEDFLHLPLERLVFFLKSNRLQSCAEIDLFRVAVRWLQHDPARRLRASHVLCHIRFPLMRSSDLVDSVQTLDIMVEDVLCRQYLLEAFNYQVLPFRQHEMQSPRTAVRSDVPSLVAFGGTPYTDSDRSVSSKVYQLPEPGSRHFRELTEMEVGCSHTCVAVLDNFVYVAGGQHLQYRSGEGAVDSCYRYDPHLNRWLRLQAMQESRIQFQLNVLCGMVYATGGRNRAGSLASVERYCPRRNEWGYACSLKRRTWGHAGASSGGRLYISGGYGISVEDKKALHCYDPEADQWEFKAPMSEPRVLHAMVGAGGRIYALGGRMDHVDRCFDVLAVEYYVPETDQWTSVSPMRAGQSEAGCCLLDRKIYIVGGYNWRLNNVTGIVQVYNTETDEWERDLHFPESFAGIACAPVLLPRARTRR, from the exons CATGGCCGACAAGAACGGGGCCCTCAAGTGTACCTTCTCAGCCCCGGGCCACAGCACCAGCCTCCTGCAGGGCCTCGCCGCCCTCCGCGCCCAGGGCCAGCTCCTGGATGTCGTGCTCACCATCAACCAAGAGACCTTTCACGCGCACAAGGTGGTCCTGGCCGCCTGCAGCGACTA CTTCAGGGCCATGTTCACGGGCGGCATGAGGGAGACGAGCCAGGACGTTATTGAGCTGAAGGGCGTGTCGGCCCGCGGCCTGCAGCACATCATCGACTTTGCCTACAGTGCCGAGGTGACACTGGACCTGGACTGTGTGCAGGACGTGCTGGGTGCAGCCGTGTTCCTGCAGATGCTGCCCGTGGTGGAGCTGTGTGAGGAGTTCCTCAAGGCCGCCATGAGCGTGGAGACCTGCCTCAACATTGGCCACATGGCCACCACCTTCAGCCTGGCCTCGCTCAAGGAATCGGTGGACACCTTCACCTTCCGGCACTTCCTGCAGATTGCCGAGGAGGAGGACTTCCTGCACCTGCCGCTGGAGCGCCTCGTCTTCTTCCTGAAGAGCAACCGGCTGCAGAGCTGCGCCGAGATTGACCTGTTCCGTGTGGCCGTCCGCTGGCTGCAGCACGACCCTGCCCGGCGGCTGCGCGCCAGCCACGTGCTCTGCCACATCCGCTTCCCGCTCATGCGGTCCTCAGACCTGGTGGACAGCGTGCAGACGCTAGACATCATGGTGGAGGATGTGCTGTGCCGCCAGTACCTGCTGGAGGCCTTCAACTACCAGGTGCTCCCCTTCCGGCAGCATGAGATGCAGTCGCCGCGCACAGCCGTGCGCTCGGATGTGCCCTCGCTGGTTGCCTTCGGTGGCACGCCCTATACCGACAGCGACCGCTCGGTCAGCAGCAAGGTGTACCAGCTGCCCGAGCCGGGGTCCCGTCACTTCCGTGAGCTGACGGAGATGGAGGTGGGCTGCAGCCACACGTGCGTAGCCGTGCTGGACAACTTCGTGTACGTGGCCGGGGGTCAGCACCTGCAGTACCGCAGTGGCGAGGGCGCCGTGGACTCCTGCTACCGCTACGACCCCCACCTGAACCGCTGGCTGCGCCTGCAGGCCATGCAGGAGAGCCGAATCCAGTTCCAGTTGAACGTGCTGTGCGGCATGGTATACGCCACGGGTGGCCGCAACCGGGCCGGCAGCCTGGCCTCAGTTGAGAGGTACTGCCCGCGGCGCAATGAGTGGGGCTACGCCTGTTCACTGAAGCGCCGCACGTGGGGCCACGCGGGTGCCTCGTCTGGGGGCCGCCTCTACATCTCGGGCGGCTACGGCATTTCGGTGGAGGACAAGAAGGCCCTGCACTGCTACGACCCCGAGGCCGACCAGTGGGAGTTCAAGGCTCCCATGAGCGAGCCCCGAGTGCTCCACGCCATGGTGGGCGCCGGCGGCCGCATCTACGCCCTCGGTGGCCGCATGGACCACGTTGACCGCTGCTTCGACGTGCTGGCTGTGGAGTACTACGTGCCCGAGACGGACCAGTGGACCAGTGTGAGCCCCATGCGGGCCGGACAGTCAGAGGCCGGCTGCTGCCTGCTGGACAGGAAGATCTACATCGTTGGGGGCTACAACTGGCGTCTCAACAACGTGACAGGCATCGTGCAGGTGTACAACACCGAGACGGATGAGTGGGAGCGCGACCTGCACTTCCCGGAGTCCTTTGCCGGCATCGCCTGTGCCCCCGTCCTGCTGCCCCGGGCCAGGACCAGGAGGTAG
- the KLHL26 gene encoding kelch-like protein 26 isoform X2, whose translation MADKNGALKCTFSAPGHSTSLLQGLAALRAQGQLLDVVLTINQETFHAHKVVLAACSDYFRAMFTGGMRETSQDVIELKGVSARGLQHIIDFAYSAEVTLDLDCVQDVLGAAVFLQMLPVVELCEEFLKAAMSVETCLNIGHMATTFSLASLKESVDTFTFRHFLQIAEEEDFLHLPLERLVFFLKSNRLQSCAEIDLFRVAVRWLQHDPARRLRASHVLCHIRFPLMRSSDLVDSVQTLDIMVEDVLCRQYLLEAFNYQVLPFRQHEMQSPRTAVRSDVPSLVAFGGTPYTDSDRSVSSKVYQLPEPGSRHFRELTEMEVGCSHTCVAVLDNFVYVAGGQHLQYRSGEGAVDSCYRYDPHLNRWLRLQAMQESRIQFQLNVLCGMVYATGGRNRAGSLASVERYCPRRNEWGYACSLKRRTWGHAGASSGGRLYISGGYGISVEDKKALHCYDPEADQWEFKAPMSEPRVLHAMVGAGGRIYALGGRMDHVDRCFDVLAVEYYVPETDQWTSVSPMRAGQSEAGCCLLDRKIYIVGGYNWRLNNVTGIVQVYNTETDEWERDLHFPESFAGIACAPVLLPRARTRR comes from the exons ATGGCCGACAAGAACGGGGCCCTCAAGTGTACCTTCTCAGCCCCGGGCCACAGCACCAGCCTCCTGCAGGGCCTCGCCGCCCTCCGCGCCCAGGGCCAGCTCCTGGATGTCGTGCTCACCATCAACCAAGAGACCTTTCACGCGCACAAGGTGGTCCTGGCCGCCTGCAGCGACTA CTTCAGGGCCATGTTCACGGGCGGCATGAGGGAGACGAGCCAGGACGTTATTGAGCTGAAGGGCGTGTCGGCCCGCGGCCTGCAGCACATCATCGACTTTGCCTACAGTGCCGAGGTGACACTGGACCTGGACTGTGTGCAGGACGTGCTGGGTGCAGCCGTGTTCCTGCAGATGCTGCCCGTGGTGGAGCTGTGTGAGGAGTTCCTCAAGGCCGCCATGAGCGTGGAGACCTGCCTCAACATTGGCCACATGGCCACCACCTTCAGCCTGGCCTCGCTCAAGGAATCGGTGGACACCTTCACCTTCCGGCACTTCCTGCAGATTGCCGAGGAGGAGGACTTCCTGCACCTGCCGCTGGAGCGCCTCGTCTTCTTCCTGAAGAGCAACCGGCTGCAGAGCTGCGCCGAGATTGACCTGTTCCGTGTGGCCGTCCGCTGGCTGCAGCACGACCCTGCCCGGCGGCTGCGCGCCAGCCACGTGCTCTGCCACATCCGCTTCCCGCTCATGCGGTCCTCAGACCTGGTGGACAGCGTGCAGACGCTAGACATCATGGTGGAGGATGTGCTGTGCCGCCAGTACCTGCTGGAGGCCTTCAACTACCAGGTGCTCCCCTTCCGGCAGCATGAGATGCAGTCGCCGCGCACAGCCGTGCGCTCGGATGTGCCCTCGCTGGTTGCCTTCGGTGGCACGCCCTATACCGACAGCGACCGCTCGGTCAGCAGCAAGGTGTACCAGCTGCCCGAGCCGGGGTCCCGTCACTTCCGTGAGCTGACGGAGATGGAGGTGGGCTGCAGCCACACGTGCGTAGCCGTGCTGGACAACTTCGTGTACGTGGCCGGGGGTCAGCACCTGCAGTACCGCAGTGGCGAGGGCGCCGTGGACTCCTGCTACCGCTACGACCCCCACCTGAACCGCTGGCTGCGCCTGCAGGCCATGCAGGAGAGCCGAATCCAGTTCCAGTTGAACGTGCTGTGCGGCATGGTATACGCCACGGGTGGCCGCAACCGGGCCGGCAGCCTGGCCTCAGTTGAGAGGTACTGCCCGCGGCGCAATGAGTGGGGCTACGCCTGTTCACTGAAGCGCCGCACGTGGGGCCACGCGGGTGCCTCGTCTGGGGGCCGCCTCTACATCTCGGGCGGCTACGGCATTTCGGTGGAGGACAAGAAGGCCCTGCACTGCTACGACCCCGAGGCCGACCAGTGGGAGTTCAAGGCTCCCATGAGCGAGCCCCGAGTGCTCCACGCCATGGTGGGCGCCGGCGGCCGCATCTACGCCCTCGGTGGCCGCATGGACCACGTTGACCGCTGCTTCGACGTGCTGGCTGTGGAGTACTACGTGCCCGAGACGGACCAGTGGACCAGTGTGAGCCCCATGCGGGCCGGACAGTCAGAGGCCGGCTGCTGCCTGCTGGACAGGAAGATCTACATCGTTGGGGGCTACAACTGGCGTCTCAACAACGTGACAGGCATCGTGCAGGTGTACAACACCGAGACGGATGAGTGGGAGCGCGACCTGCACTTCCCGGAGTCCTTTGCCGGCATCGCCTGTGCCCCCGTCCTGCTGCCCCGGGCCAGGACCAGGAGGTAG